In Staphylococcus saccharolyticus, one genomic interval encodes:
- the deoB gene encoding phosphopentomutase: MTTFNRIHLIVMDSVGIGEAPDAKAFNDEGSHTLKHTLEGFQQDLPNLERLGLGNITPLPVIAEVKHPEGFYTKLSEASVGKDTMTGHWEMMGLNITQPFKVYPNGFPEKLVHEIEEITGRKVVANRPASGTQIIDEWGEHQMKTGELIVYTSADPVLQIAAHEDVIPLEELYDICEKVRELTKDPRYLIGRIIARPYVGEPGHFTRTSNRHDYALKPFGRTVMNELKDNHYDVIAIGKINDIYDGEGVTEMIRTKNNIDGMDQLIKVVQRDFTGISFLNLVDFDALYGHRRDKAGYAQAIKDFDNRLPELIEHLQEDDLVIITADHGNDPTAPGTDHTREYIPVLMYSPKFKNHAHKLNEDTTFSSIGATIAENFGVKAPKYGHSYLSDFK; encoded by the coding sequence ATGACAACATTTAACCGTATTCATCTCATTGTCATGGATTCAGTAGGTATAGGTGAAGCACCAGATGCCAAAGCTTTCAATGATGAAGGTAGCCATACATTAAAGCATACATTAGAAGGATTTCAACAAGATTTACCGAACTTAGAGCGATTGGGACTAGGTAATATTACCCCGTTACCAGTGATAGCTGAAGTTAAGCACCCGGAAGGCTTTTATACAAAACTCAGTGAAGCGTCAGTAGGTAAAGATACGATGACAGGTCATTGGGAAATGATGGGATTAAATATTACGCAGCCTTTTAAAGTATATCCAAATGGTTTTCCAGAAAAGCTTGTTCATGAAATAGAAGAAATCACTGGACGAAAAGTGGTAGCAAATCGCCCCGCTTCAGGCACTCAGATTATTGATGAGTGGGGCGAACATCAAATGAAAACAGGAGAATTAATTGTTTATACAAGTGCCGATCCTGTCTTACAAATCGCTGCACACGAAGATGTCATTCCATTAGAAGAGTTATATGATATTTGTGAAAAGGTTCGTGAATTAACAAAAGATCCCAGATATTTAATTGGACGCATTATTGCTCGACCTTATGTAGGTGAACCTGGTCATTTTACTCGAACTTCAAATCGCCATGACTATGCTTTGAAACCATTTGGTCGTACTGTGATGAATGAATTAAAGGACAATCATTACGATGTCATAGCTATCGGTAAAATCAATGATATTTATGATGGAGAGGGCGTCACTGAGATGATTCGTACGAAAAACAATATAGATGGTATGGATCAATTAATTAAGGTGGTTCAACGTGACTTCACAGGTATAAGTTTCTTAAATCTCGTTGATTTTGATGCATTATACGGACATCGACGTGATAAAGCAGGCTATGCTCAAGCGATTAAGGACTTTGATAATCGTTTACCAGAACTGATAGAGCATTTACAAGAGGATGATTTAGTCATTATTACCGCCGACCACGGTAATGATCCAACCGCCCCAGGAACAGACCATACACGTGAATATATACCTGTCTTAATGTATAGTCCAAAATTTAAAAATCATGCACACAAATTAAATGAAGACACAACTTTCAGTTCAATCGGTGCCACTATTGCTGAGAACTTTGGTGTTAAAGCACCAAAATATGGTCATAGTTACTTAAGTGACTTCAAGTAA
- a CDS encoding trypsin-like serine peptidase, which translates to MKFKKAIVSVLATTILVPSMIIFDTHQHAKAVGNYYYNGMENHNASAAYNKAKKVDNSQIVIKRYNYAYRNKYKAVGRVSNMDGWKGPGKDSMGTGFMVGNHTFVTNAHVVDKKNGQRTSPSKIKFQLNRDGKKIPYTFQAKKIYKVPSYDMVVVETKENMVKKANVQSLKLASNQQIKSLKFNNKLYSLGYPVMNGNNTYAYWNKLRFLQESSNKSELVTKDKFRAGDSGSPMVDSKYVVYGIRTYGYNLGGSSNHPYVKQEVAGGESLYSNPRAFILKHNK; encoded by the coding sequence ATGAAATTTAAAAAGGCGATAGTATCAGTATTAGCAACAACTATTCTAGTACCATCAATGATAATATTTGATACGCATCAGCATGCAAAAGCAGTAGGAAACTATTATTATAATGGTATGGAAAACCATAATGCGAGCGCTGCATATAATAAAGCGAAAAAAGTTGATAATAGTCAGATTGTCATCAAACGTTATAACTACGCATACAGAAATAAATACAAGGCAGTTGGTAGAGTATCGAATATGGATGGCTGGAAAGGTCCTGGAAAAGATAGTATGGGTACAGGATTCATGGTTGGCAACCATACATTTGTGACTAATGCACATGTTGTAGATAAGAAAAATGGACAGAGAACGAGTCCTAGTAAAATAAAATTTCAATTAAACAGAGATGGCAAGAAGATTCCTTATACATTCCAAGCTAAGAAGATATATAAAGTACCTTCATACGATATGGTTGTCGTTGAAACAAAAGAAAATATGGTTAAAAAAGCTAACGTGCAATCTTTGAAACTTGCGAGTAATCAACAAATAAAGAGTTTGAAATTTAATAATAAGTTATATTCACTAGGCTATCCAGTGATGAATGGGAACAATACATATGCATATTGGAATAAGTTACGTTTCTTACAAGAATCATCAAACAAATCAGAACTCGTGACAAAAGATAAATTTAGGGCCGGTGATTCAGGATCTCCTATGGTAGACAGTAAATACGTCGTGTATGGAATTCGTACCTATGGATATAATTTAGGAGGTAGTTCTAATCATCCTTACGTCAAACAAGAAGTTGCAGGTGGAGAATCATTATACAGTAATCCAAGAGCATTTATCCTCAAGCATAATAAATAA
- a CDS encoding tRNA dihydrouridine synthase yields the protein MKENFWSTLPRPFFILAPMEDVTDIVFRHVVNEAARPDVFFTEFTNTESYCHPEGIHSARGRLTFSDDEQPMVSHIWGDKPDQFREMSICLADIGFKGIDLNMGCPVANVAKKGKGSGLILRPETAAEIIQASKAGGLPVSVKTRLGYHDVDEWRDWLKHVFEQNIANLSIHLRTRKEMSKVDAHWELIEAIKTLRDEIAPNTLLTINGNIPDRQTGLELANKYGIDGIMIGRGIFHNPFAFEKEPREHSSKELLGLLRLHLSLFEKYDKDEARQFKSLRRFFKIYVRGIRGASELRHQLMNTQSIAEVRELLDAFEAHMDARSEA from the coding sequence ATGAAAGAAAATTTTTGGAGTACATTGCCACGTCCATTTTTTATTTTGGCACCTATGGAAGACGTGACAGACATTGTCTTTCGGCATGTTGTAAATGAAGCTGCGAGACCGGATGTATTTTTTACTGAATTTACGAATACTGAGAGTTACTGCCACCCTGAAGGTATTCATAGTGCGCGCGGACGCTTAACTTTTAGTGACGATGAACAGCCAATGGTATCGCATATCTGGGGCGATAAACCAGATCAATTCCGAGAAATGAGTATCTGTTTAGCGGACATAGGCTTTAAAGGTATCGATTTGAATATGGGTTGTCCTGTCGCAAATGTTGCGAAAAAAGGTAAAGGGTCCGGCTTGATTCTACGACCTGAAACGGCAGCCGAAATCATTCAAGCCTCTAAAGCGGGTGGTCTACCAGTCAGTGTTAAAACACGTTTAGGTTATCACGATGTTGATGAATGGCGAGACTGGTTAAAACACGTCTTCGAACAAAATATCGCAAATTTATCCATTCATCTACGTACCCGTAAAGAGATGAGTAAAGTAGACGCACATTGGGAATTAATCGAAGCTATCAAGACATTACGTGATGAGATTGCACCAAATACACTGTTAACCATCAATGGCAATATCCCCGATAGACAAACTGGTCTAGAACTCGCAAATAAATATGGTATCGACGGCATTATGATTGGTAGAGGTATCTTCCACAATCCATTCGCATTTGAAAAGGAACCACGCGAACATTCAAGTAAAGAATTATTAGGTTTATTACGCTTACATCTCTCTTTATTTGAAAAATATGATAAAGATGAAGCACGACAGTTCAAAAGTTTACGCAGATTCTTCAAAATCTACGTACGTGGCATCAGAGGCGCTAGCGAACTTCGCCATCAATTAATGAATACCCAATCCATTGCCGAAGTAAGAGAACTACTCGATGCATTTGAAGCACATATGGATGCACGCTCAGAAGCATAA
- a CDS encoding MFS transporter: MNMDYVKVKRAVPILLFLFVFSLVVDNSFKLISVAIADDLNISVTTVSWQTTLAGLVIGIGAVVYSSLSDAISIRTLFIYGVCLIIIGSVIGYIFQHQFAVILAARIIQTAGLAAAETLYVIYVAKYLSKDDQKTYLGLSTSSYSLSLVIGTLSGGFISTYLHWTNMFLLALIVVFTLPFLFKLLPKEDFVNRTHLDFIGLILIATIATTIMLFITNFNWLYMVAALVVIAIFTFYIKNAKHPLVDKSCFQNKRYASYLFIVFVMYAIQLGYIFTFPFIMQQIYHFKLDTTSLLLIPGYLVAVVIGALSGKIGHFLSSKQAIITAIVLIAFSLLLSSLTVGTHVSIFVISMILFAGSFALMYAPLLNETIRTIDTKLTGVAIGFYNLIINVAVSVGIAVAAVLIDHKSLNLPGHHSVATHFGVILMILGIMSILGLILFIILNKWTQSESNSQSSEPNSIKVPE, translated from the coding sequence ATAAATATGGATTATGTCAAAGTTAAAAGAGCTGTACCAATATTACTTTTCTTATTTGTATTCAGTTTAGTGGTTGATAATTCTTTTAAATTAATTTCAGTAGCCATTGCGGATGATTTAAACATCTCAGTGACTACGGTAAGCTGGCAAACAACTTTAGCTGGATTAGTTATTGGTATAGGTGCTGTCGTTTATTCTTCCCTATCAGACGCTATTAGTATCCGTACACTATTCATCTATGGTGTGTGCTTAATTATCATCGGTTCTGTAATTGGTTATATCTTTCAACATCAATTTGCAGTCATATTAGCAGCTCGTATTATTCAAACAGCAGGACTTGCGGCTGCCGAAACATTATATGTGATTTATGTCGCAAAATATTTATCTAAAGACGATCAAAAAACATATCTCGGTTTAAGTACAAGCAGTTATTCTTTATCCCTTGTCATCGGAACATTATCAGGTGGATTTATATCAACGTATTTACACTGGACGAATATGTTTTTACTCGCATTAATTGTAGTGTTTACGTTACCATTTTTATTTAAACTTTTACCTAAAGAAGATTTCGTAAATAGAACACATCTAGATTTTATTGGATTAATTTTAATCGCTACTATCGCTACAACTATCATGTTATTTATCACTAACTTCAATTGGTTATACATGGTAGCTGCATTAGTAGTCATAGCAATCTTTACATTTTACATTAAAAATGCTAAGCATCCCCTCGTGGATAAATCATGTTTTCAAAATAAACGTTATGCGTCTTACTTGTTTATTGTATTTGTAATGTATGCAATACAGTTAGGCTATATTTTCACATTTCCGTTTATTATGCAGCAAATTTATCACTTTAAACTTGATACAACGTCTCTATTATTAATTCCAGGTTATTTAGTTGCAGTAGTTATAGGCGCATTAAGTGGAAAAATTGGACATTTCCTTTCTTCTAAGCAAGCGATTATTACGGCGATTGTATTAATTGCATTCAGTTTATTGTTATCGTCATTAACAGTAGGGACACATGTTTCAATCTTTGTCATTTCAATGATTTTATTTGCAGGAAGTTTTGCACTTATGTATGCTCCACTATTAAATGAAACTATTCGTACTATCGACACTAAACTTACTGGTGTTGCTATCGGATTTTATAACTTAATTATCAATGTGGCAGTATCAGTAGGAATCGCCGTTGCAGCAGTACTCATTGATCATAAATCACTTAATTTACCTGGACACCATTCAGTTGCAACACATTTCGGAGTAATTCTAATGATTCTTGGAATCATGAGTATTTTAGGACTTATTTTGTTTATCATTTTAAATAAATGGACTCAATCAGAATCAAACAGCCAATCAAGTGAACCTAACTCAATCAAAGTGCCTGAATGA
- the lqo gene encoding L-lactate dehydrogenase (quinone), translating to MSEANHKNIVVVGAGIIGTSVATMLSKVSPNWHIDMFERLEGAGIESSNEKNNAGTGHAALCELNYTVEQDDGSIDASKAQEINEQFELSRQFWGNLVKNGDISNPEEFIQPLPHISFVMGPTNVNFLRKRYETLRTIPMFDTIEYTKDMETMRKWMPLMMQNRELGHQMAASKIDEGTDVNYGELTRKLAYYLELQSNVSLKYNHDVVDLTQREDGKWQVVVENRETKEKVTKIADKVFVGAGGYSIPLLQKSGVKQREHLGGFPISGQFLRCTNPDIINQHAAKVYSKEPQGKPPMTVPHLDTRYINGKQTLLFGPYANIGPKFLKYGSNLDLFESIKPYNVTTMLASAVKNIPLIKYSIDQMIKTKEGCMNYLRTFIPDANDEDWELYTAGKRVQVIKDSDQHGKGFVVFGTEVVNSDDHSMIALLGESPGASTSLSVVLEVLEKNFADDREVWEPVVKEMVPTYGRSLINDEQLMRETRRETSKNLHLNR from the coding sequence ATGAGTGAAGCAAATCATAAAAATATCGTTGTTGTAGGTGCTGGTATTATTGGTACCTCAGTAGCGACGATGCTTTCAAAAGTAAGCCCTAACTGGCATATAGATATGTTTGAAAGACTAGAAGGCGCTGGCATTGAAAGTTCTAATGAAAAAAACAATGCTGGAACAGGACATGCTGCATTATGTGAATTAAACTATACAGTTGAACAAGATGATGGTTCAATCGATGCGTCTAAAGCGCAAGAAATTAACGAGCAATTTGAATTGTCTAGACAATTTTGGGGCAATTTAGTTAAAAATGGTGATATTTCTAATCCTGAAGAATTTATTCAACCACTACCACATATTAGTTTCGTAATGGGTCCAACAAACGTTAACTTTTTAAGAAAACGTTATGAAACACTTAGAACTATTCCTATGTTTGATACGATTGAATATACAAAAGATATGGAAACAATGAGAAAATGGATGCCGTTAATGATGCAAAATCGTGAACTAGGTCATCAAATGGCAGCAAGTAAAATTGATGAAGGTACAGATGTGAACTATGGTGAGTTAACTCGTAAATTAGCATATTACTTAGAACTACAATCAAATGTTTCATTAAAATACAATCATGATGTCGTAGATTTAACTCAAAGAGAAGACGGTAAATGGCAAGTGGTTGTAGAAAATCGAGAAACAAAAGAAAAAGTGACTAAAATCGCTGATAAAGTATTTGTTGGTGCAGGTGGTTATTCTATTCCGTTATTACAAAAATCTGGCGTTAAACAAAGAGAACATCTTGGTGGTTTCCCAATCAGTGGTCAATTCTTAAGATGTACAAATCCAGATATTATTAACCAACATGCTGCTAAAGTTTACAGTAAAGAACCTCAAGGTAAGCCGCCAATGACAGTGCCTCACCTTGATACTCGTTATATTAATGGCAAACAAACATTATTATTTGGCCCATATGCCAATATAGGTCCTAAATTCCTAAAATATGGTTCAAATTTAGATTTATTTGAATCAATCAAACCATACAACGTTACAACAATGTTGGCTTCGGCAGTTAAAAATATACCTTTAATTAAATATTCAATTGATCAAATGATCAAAACTAAAGAAGGTTGTATGAACTATTTAAGAACATTTATTCCTGATGCTAATGATGAAGATTGGGAACTTTACACTGCTGGTAAACGTGTTCAAGTTATTAAAGATAGTGACCAACACGGTAAAGGTTTCGTAGTATTTGGTACAGAAGTTGTAAATTCTGACGACCACTCTATGATTGCTTTATTAGGTGAATCACCAGGAGCTTCAACATCATTATCAGTTGTCCTTGAAGTTCTAGAGAAAAACTTCGCCGATGATAGAGAAGTGTGGGAACCTGTTGTTAAAGAAATGGTACCAACTTACGGTCGTTCATTAATTAATGACGAACAATTAATGAGAGAAACTCGTCGTGAAACTTCTAAAAACTTACATTTAAATAGATAA
- a CDS encoding beta-class phenol-soluble modulin, with protein MEHISKLGEAIANTVSAAQNEDGAELAKSIVNIVANAGGIIEDIAHALGY; from the coding sequence ATGGAACATATTTCAAAATTAGGCGAAGCTATTGCGAACACTGTATCAGCAGCTCAAAATGAAGATGGTGCTGAATTAGCAAAAAGTATTGTTAACATCGTAGCTAATGCTGGTGGAATCATTGAAGATATCGCTCATGCATTAGGTTACTAA
- the deoD gene encoding purine-nucleoside phosphorylase translates to MISTPHIKPVNNVNIAETVLLPGDPLRAKFMAETYLEDVQQFNMIRNMFGYTGFYKCKEVSVMGTGMGMPSIGIYSYELIHTFGCKRLIRVGSCGAMQDNINLYDVIFAQGASTDSNYVNQYQLPAHFTPIASYHLLEKAVQQARDNYTTFHVGNVLSSDIFYNADETASKHWMHMGILGVEMESAALYMNASYAGVEALGMFTVSDHLIRNEVTTPEERERAFTDMIEIALSLA, encoded by the coding sequence ATGATATCAACACCACATATTAAGCCAGTGAATAACGTGAATATTGCTGAAACAGTTTTATTACCAGGAGATCCATTGCGCGCAAAGTTTATGGCTGAAACTTATTTAGAAGATGTTCAACAATTTAATATGATACGTAATATGTTTGGTTACACTGGATTTTATAAATGTAAGGAAGTCTCTGTCATGGGGACAGGCATGGGTATGCCGTCTATTGGGATTTACTCTTACGAATTGATTCATACATTTGGATGTAAAAGGTTAATTCGTGTTGGTTCTTGTGGCGCTATGCAAGACAATATCAACCTATATGATGTTATTTTCGCACAAGGTGCTTCCACAGATTCTAATTATGTAAATCAATATCAATTGCCAGCTCACTTTACACCTATCGCTTCATACCATTTATTAGAAAAAGCAGTTCAACAGGCACGTGACAATTATACAACTTTTCATGTTGGTAATGTTTTATCAAGTGACATTTTTTATAATGCTGATGAAACAGCTTCAAAACACTGGATGCATATGGGAATTTTAGGTGTAGAAATGGAATCTGCAGCTTTATATATGAATGCATCATATGCAGGAGTTGAAGCTTTAGGTATGTTCACAGTGAGTGATCATCTGATTCGTAATGAAGTAACAACACCAGAAGAAAGAGAACGTGCCTTTACAGATATGATTGAAATCGCATTGTCTTTAGCGTAA
- a CDS encoding GntR family transcriptional regulator: MTQSQPKFLNIYNTLYEEIQLGKFPSEQALPTEKLLCERFDVSRMTLRQAIKLLVEDGVIESVRGKGHIIIAQSRTHHTSSVTLLQHPLHQMSRYSMTLGSLNYRVDLQSNYTNHLFPHHPSAVIALERYYFKKDNQSSKADAYCFTFLPLNVVDAYQINTQSLNEMEQFVETTIYQSANQSDLKFSTTKGPHFKNNQYEFDAKSSCWLVVESIYSHPDSPILVNKWYLPQENTDIIVSRLKKDKIS, from the coding sequence TTGACTCAATCACAGCCAAAATTCTTAAATATATACAATACATTATATGAAGAAATTCAATTAGGTAAATTTCCTAGTGAACAAGCCTTGCCCACAGAAAAGTTGCTTTGTGAACGTTTCGATGTCAGTCGTATGACTTTAAGACAAGCTATTAAATTACTCGTTGAAGACGGTGTTATTGAAAGTGTACGTGGTAAAGGACATATCATTATTGCCCAATCAAGAACACATCACACTTCAAGTGTGACCCTATTACAACACCCGCTTCATCAAATGTCTCGTTATTCTATGACACTAGGTTCGTTGAATTATCGTGTGGATCTTCAGAGTAACTACACAAATCATTTATTTCCACATCACCCATCTGCGGTTATTGCGCTTGAACGTTACTATTTTAAAAAAGATAACCAAAGCTCTAAAGCAGATGCATATTGTTTTACATTCTTACCATTAAATGTAGTTGACGCCTATCAAATTAATACACAAAGCCTCAATGAAATGGAACAATTTGTGGAAACAACAATTTACCAAAGTGCGAACCAATCAGATTTAAAGTTTTCAACTACAAAAGGACCTCATTTTAAAAATAATCAATATGAGTTTGACGCTAAATCGTCTTGTTGGCTGGTTGTAGAATCAATATATAGTCATCCAGATAGTCCGATACTAGTGAATAAATGGTATCTTCCACAGGAAAATACTGACATCATCGTTTCACGCTTGAAAAAAGATAAGATAAGTTAG
- a CDS encoding T3SS effector HopA1 family protein, with protein sequence MTGKVNTLEDLALKIQLETDLNRIQIDNEIYDDVLVKQKGKLKQWLYSMLHTGNLNNQVKQTSKSFNDLNQQIINKIKDPGISVKTRIQNFKGQPYHVIQGLRIKEAENEDNHILLPCSRPNLTPGFFMFVHTNNGLHINKVKRYYIYADTPHYAINLWSKCVNQLVKNNVSFSSKVLSSSDSYPRNDALVFYSSEDAEKVEKILIEKVEQAPIKMKQGSQLASQLSYNLYTAEEPIQTNDIQQSFGEHRCSAIADAIQDYFNTGVAFKLLLKQRLIANHIDITDLSKNME encoded by the coding sequence ATGACTGGAAAAGTTAATACATTAGAAGATTTAGCACTTAAAATACAACTAGAAACAGATTTAAATAGAATTCAAATTGATAATGAAATATATGATGATGTCCTAGTGAAACAAAAAGGTAAGCTTAAGCAATGGTTATATTCCATGTTACATACAGGAAACTTGAACAATCAAGTCAAACAAACATCAAAATCATTTAATGATTTGAATCAACAAATTATAAATAAAATTAAAGACCCAGGCATTAGTGTAAAGACGCGTATTCAAAATTTCAAAGGTCAACCGTATCATGTTATTCAAGGACTGCGAATCAAAGAGGCGGAAAATGAAGACAATCATATTCTGTTACCTTGTTCCAGACCTAATTTGACTCCTGGCTTTTTTATGTTTGTACATACAAACAATGGTTTACATATAAACAAGGTTAAACGTTATTACATTTATGCAGATACGCCACACTATGCAATCAATCTATGGAGTAAATGTGTGAATCAATTAGTCAAAAACAACGTAAGTTTTTCGTCTAAAGTTTTGTCATCATCTGATAGTTATCCAAGAAATGATGCACTTGTATTCTACAGTAGTGAAGATGCAGAGAAAGTTGAAAAGATATTAATTGAAAAGGTTGAACAAGCTCCTATAAAGATGAAGCAAGGCTCTCAACTTGCGAGTCAATTAAGTTATAACCTTTATACCGCAGAAGAACCTATTCAAACGAATGATATCCAACAAAGTTTTGGTGAACATCGTTGTAGTGCTATAGCAGACGCGATTCAGGATTATTTTAATACAGGCGTAGCTTTTAAACTATTGCTTAAACAACGTTTGATTGCTAATCATATTGATATTACTGATTTATCTAAAAATATGGAGTAG
- a CDS encoding phosphotransferase — translation MQKFKEGRNSISLEEHGNVHYLNKVIKGPKIDALRRFHNCLKWEELRTKQIRLNSPELIGYDEDDLSLKYQWIENATSLEEELEGPSPNFKNRIVEAVNMLVTLHTSNLGNVSIDSESELPQHESLLDSLDKYEYASCTGAELELFRLLQQDSELIEAIMQSSEDNEVCTCHGDIRLDQFIYTDDKLWIIDFEEFRKGDPTRDLAGIIGAIYFDCLLKTFTETTQETSNAKKVEAQMLERGKNYIAQMTPTMQLAYQTYASKKTMNKIQFAKNIGWFLLERIMSRAKYSFRLSAIDKAILGIGREIIVFPEKLTELFE, via the coding sequence ATGCAAAAATTTAAAGAAGGTCGTAATAGTATCAGTCTGGAAGAACATGGAAACGTACACTATTTAAATAAAGTAATTAAAGGTCCTAAAATTGATGCGCTTAGAAGATTTCATAATTGTTTAAAGTGGGAGGAGTTACGAACTAAACAAATTCGATTAAACTCCCCTGAGCTCATAGGCTACGATGAGGACGATTTATCATTAAAGTATCAATGGATTGAAAATGCTACGTCTTTAGAAGAAGAATTAGAAGGGCCATCTCCGAATTTTAAAAATAGGATTGTCGAAGCTGTAAATATGTTAGTAACATTGCATACATCTAATCTCGGTAATGTAAGTATAGATTCAGAGAGTGAACTGCCACAACATGAGTCACTACTTGATTCACTCGATAAATATGAATATGCCAGTTGTACGGGTGCAGAATTAGAGTTATTTCGACTGTTACAACAAGACTCAGAACTTATAGAAGCTATTATGCAATCATCAGAGGATAACGAAGTTTGTACGTGTCATGGTGATATACGTTTGGATCAGTTTATATATACAGATGATAAGCTTTGGATAATAGATTTTGAAGAATTTCGTAAAGGAGATCCAACCAGAGATTTGGCTGGTATTATTGGTGCGATTTACTTTGATTGCTTACTAAAGACGTTTACTGAAACAACTCAAGAAACGTCAAATGCTAAAAAGGTAGAAGCACAAATGTTGGAAAGAGGTAAAAATTACATAGCCCAGATGACACCTACGATGCAATTAGCTTATCAAACATATGCATCTAAAAAGACGATGAATAAGATACAATTTGCTAAAAATATTGGCTGGTTTCTCCTAGAACGCATTATGAGTAGAGCGAAATATTCATTTCGCTTAAGTGCCATAGATAAAGCCATATTAGGCATAGGAAGGGAAATAATAGTATTTCCAGAAAAATTAACAGAGCTATTTGAATAA